A window of the Terriglobales bacterium genome harbors these coding sequences:
- a CDS encoding elongation factor P — MVLASELRAGMALRIEGHVYKVLEAEAKAGAAKLGGVVKSKLRDVASGRLWEPHFRPDERLEDLELSRRSLEFLYAEAGHSTFMDPQNFEQVEVPTALIGDADRFLQPGTLLPVEFYGEQPISVVLPDTAEARITETAPPAHSGQDSTWKPATLENGVRIQVPLFIAPGELVRVDLRSLRYLERARVPHKKGA, encoded by the coding sequence ATGGTCCTTGCCTCGGAACTGCGCGCCGGCATGGCCCTGCGCATCGAGGGCCACGTCTACAAGGTGCTGGAGGCGGAAGCTAAGGCCGGCGCCGCCAAGCTGGGCGGGGTGGTGAAGTCGAAGCTGCGCGACGTGGCCAGCGGCCGCCTGTGGGAGCCCCACTTCCGGCCCGACGAGCGCCTGGAAGACCTGGAGCTTTCCCGCCGCAGCCTGGAGTTCCTCTACGCCGAGGCCGGCCACTCCACCTTCATGGACCCGCAGAATTTCGAGCAGGTAGAAGTCCCGACCGCGCTCATCGGCGACGCGGACCGCTTCCTGCAGCCGGGAACGCTGCTGCCGGTGGAGTTTTACGGCGAGCAGCCCATCAGCGTGGTCCTGCCCGATACCGCCGAGGCCCGCATCACTGAAACCGCTCCCCCGGCCCACTCCGGCCAGGACAGTACCTGGAAGCCCGCCACCCTGGAGAACGGCGTCCGCATCCAGGTGCCGCTGTTCATCGCCCCGGGCGAGTTGGTGCGGGTGGACCTGCGCAGCCTGCGCTACCTGGAGCGCGCCCGCGTCCCGCACAAGAAGGGCGCCTGA
- a CDS encoding prolyl oligopeptidase family serine peptidase: MTVRARRRLLWAVLAGVLAASGPVVRAQNAPGSPSASAIPDQSRPELAKRTLKLQNTEYWYEVFSPAGHDNTRELPAVVLLHGAGDQPDPMIAAWQDFALRNEIVLLAPALPPRLDFEPIAPEVFRRMVKQAEGEWPINPQRIYVFGHSAGGYLALDAAAFDSDLFAAVAVHASFLAPAYTGILEAARRKTPIALYIGDRDLRVPVSKVEGTRDLLRQRGFPVHYVLLPGHDHNYYALAEQINEDAWRFFQSQRLK, from the coding sequence ATGACCGTCCGGGCGAGGCGGCGGCTGTTGTGGGCAGTGCTGGCGGGCGTGCTGGCGGCAAGCGGGCCGGTGGTGCGCGCCCAGAATGCGCCGGGATCGCCGAGCGCCTCCGCCATCCCCGACCAGAGCCGTCCCGAACTGGCCAAACGAACGCTCAAGCTGCAGAACACCGAGTACTGGTACGAGGTCTTCTCGCCGGCGGGACACGACAACACCCGGGAACTGCCGGCGGTGGTGCTGCTGCACGGCGCCGGCGACCAGCCCGATCCCATGATCGCGGCCTGGCAGGATTTCGCGCTGCGCAATGAGATCGTGCTGCTGGCGCCCGCGCTGCCGCCGCGGCTGGACTTCGAGCCCATCGCGCCCGAGGTCTTTCGCCGCATGGTGAAGCAGGCGGAGGGGGAGTGGCCCATCAATCCCCAGCGCATCTACGTCTTCGGGCACTCGGCGGGGGGCTACCTGGCGCTGGACGCTGCTGCCTTCGACTCCGACCTGTTCGCGGCGGTGGCGGTGCACGCCTCCTTCCTCGCGCCCGCCTACACCGGCATCCTGGAGGCGGCGCGCCGCAAGACTCCCATCGCCCTCTACATCGGTGACCGCGACCTGCGGGTGCCGGTGAGCAAGGTCGAGGGCACCCGCGACCTGCTGCGCCAGCGCGGTTTTCCGGTGCACTACGTGCTCCTCCCCGGCCACGACCACAACTACTACGCCCTGGCGGAGCAGATCAATGAAGATGCCTGGAGGTTCTTTCAGTCCCAGCGCCTGAAGTGA